The Chryseobacterium sp. JV274 sequence TTTTTTCAGTGATTCCATTGGCAGCAACGGTTTTGCTTTCAAGATTTACACTCTTGAACATGCTGTCGTAAATAGGTCTGTAAGCTAAAATAGCGACTAACATTCCGGTCATCATTACTGCTTTTCTTCCGATTTTATCAGAAAGCCAGCCGAAGAATACAAAGAAGGGCGTTCCTAAAAATAAAGCGGTAGCCATCAATGAATCCACCTGTGCAGATTCTACATTCATTACCTTTTGAAGGAAACTCATAGCGTAGAACTGTCCTGTGTACCAGATGACCCCTTGTCCCATTGCTGCTCCGAATAAAGCTAATAATACAAACTTGAAGTTGTATCTATTTCCGAAACTCTCTTTCAATGGGTTTTTAGATGTTTTTCCCTCACTTTTAGCCTTAGCAAAAAGAGGAGATTCTTTCATATTCTTTCTGATAACATAAGAAACTGCTACCATTAAAATAGAAATCCAGAAAGGAACCCTCCATCCCCAATTATCAAATTCTTCTGCCGAAAGGGTTGATTTTGTGATGAGGATAACAATCAGTGAAATGAAAAGTCCTGCCGTTGCAGTAGTCTGAATCCATGAAGTCCAGTAGCCTCTTCGATGAGGTTGGGCGTATTCTGCAACATAAGTGGCTGCGCCTCCGTATTCACCACCAAGGGCAAGTCCCTGAAGTAATCTTAAGATTAAAACTAAAACTGGTGCCATAAATCCAATAGTTTTATAACTTGGAATACAGCCGATCAGGAAAGTAGAAAATCCCATGATCAGTAAAGTGACAAGAAAAGTATATTTTCTTCCTATGATATCACCAAGCCTTCCGAAAAATAAAGCTCCGAAAGGTCTTACAACAAATCCGGCAGCAAAAGTTGCCAGTGTAGATAAAAATGCTGCGGTAGGGTTGTCTGCAGGGAAGAATTTAGTAGCTAAAACAATGGCTAAACTTCCGAAGATATAGAAGTCATACCATTCTATCAAGGTGCCGAGTGAAGAGGCGGTGATCACACTCCATATGGTGCGGTTTTTCTGCCTGTCGGTCATATTTTCGTAGCTTTCGTGATGATTTTCGCTCATATTGATTAGTTTTTGATGTTAATGGAATAGGATGTTAATTTGATTTTTTTAACCATTAAGGGCTTTAAATAATTAAGTTTAATGCTTTGGGACTATTTCAAAAGTGTCATTCTGAATGAAATGAAATGTAATGAAGAATCTCATGTGTGACTGGTTGTTAGTAAGATTCTTCCTTCGTCAGAATGACAAGAGTCAAATTATTTGAATTTTGGGAACGTATCCCTAATTCATCTTACAATCTTTATTATTCTTAATGGTTTGAATTTTACAAGTAGATTTGAAACTGTACAATAAATTCCCCTTTTGAAGAAGGGCTTTCCGTAGGGCTGGTATAAACTGGTCTTGTTGAATATTGGGTTGTGATTTTTGCATGATGCCCATCTATGAACCAATTGGCGCCTACATCAAACTGAGATGAAGATTTATCGAAAGCCTCAAAACTTTTATGGGTATAAGCTGCAAAAGGCTGTATTCTGATTTTTGGCTTTTCTGCCTGGCTTGGTAAGAGTAAACCTGCCTGTGCGTAGATAATATTACCTGTTCCGATAGTCGGCTGCAGGTTTCCTGGTCCTGCAATGGCTTTGTTTCCGATAAAATTAGGATCCGAAGCTGCAATATTCATTGTTCCAAGATTTCTTACATAGTTGGGACCAAAATTGTAGTTATAATATCCGGCATAGGCGGAAACTGCCATTTTGTTTTTTGCTTCTCCCAAAGGAATGTCTGCAAAAGCATCCACGGCAAAAAGAGTAATG is a genomic window containing:
- a CDS encoding MFS transporter, whose translation is MSENHHESYENMTDRQKNRTIWSVITASSLGTLIEWYDFYIFGSLAIVLATKFFPADNPTAAFLSTLATFAAGFVVRPFGALFFGRLGDIIGRKYTFLVTLLIMGFSTFLIGCIPSYKTIGFMAPVLVLILRLLQGLALGGEYGGAATYVAEYAQPHRRGYWTSWIQTTATAGLFISLIVILITKSTLSAEEFDNWGWRVPFWISILMVAVSYVIRKNMKESPLFAKAKSEGKTSKNPLKESFGNRYNFKFVLLALFGAAMGQGVIWYTGQFYAMSFLQKVMNVESAQVDSLMATALFLGTPFFVFFGWLSDKIGRKAVMMTGMLVAILAYRPIYDSMFKSVNLESKTVAANGITEKRTAKIHSDIATDSLVTFHKETLYTDGTLIKKDSIIHWSPAGIVMKDGKAEEPKLSTSVKLSDDTKWYLVFLVFIQVIFVTMVYGPIAAFLVEMFPVRIRYTSMSLPYHIGNGVFGGLLPAVATYLVTTGKDAGHATWYLEGLWYPIGVATVCLIIGLFYLKNKNNNLHD